The sequence CCTCCGGACAGCCCGCCGCCCCGGACGCCCCGGCCGGCGGGAACGACGCCGGGTGGACCCGCGTCCTGGAACGCCTCGCCGCCGCCGGGCGGGACGCCCTGGTCGTGCCCACCCACGCCGCCGACCTGCCCACCGCGGGCATCCACACCGTCCGCGTCCTGCTCACCCGGGCGGCCTCCGATGCCGGCTGAGACCGCCGTACGCCCCCGGCCGGCCGAGCGCTCCGAAGCCGTCGACCGGTTCGCCGCGGCCCTGCGGGACGCGCTCGGTGAGACCGGTTGCGCGCAGCCCGTGACCGTGGCGCGGCTCGGCGTCCGGGACGCGTACGCGCCGGCCGGCACCACGGGCGGGGACGCCCCGGCCGACGGCGCCCTGCCCGTCCATCTGTACGGCCGCCAGGTGCTGATCGGGCCGTGGCCCGCCCGGGACGGGCGCGCGGGGTGCGGGACCTGTCTCGCGCGCCGCTGGCAGGGCGTGCGCTCGGTGTCCCTGCGCGAGGGCCTCGAACTGGGCGACGGCACCCGGCCGGTGGGCGACTGGCCCTACGGCACGGCCTTCGCCGCCACCGCCGTCGCCGCCCTGGTGGCGGGGCTCGCCGGGGCGGAGCCGGAGCCCGGACCGTACCCCCGGGTCCATCTGCTGGACCTGGACGCCATGACCGTACGCGGCCACCCCCTCGTCCCCGACCCGGAGTGCCCCGGCTGCTCCACGCCCCGGCCCGACACCGCCGAGGGCGCCGCGCTCACCCTGCGGCCGGCACCCCCGTACCGGCCGGGTGTCTTCCGGGTGCGGCGGGTGGAGGACTACCGGCTGCCGGAGGACGCCTTCGTCAACCCGCACTGGGGCGCGCTCGGTTCCTCGGTGATCTGCGACGTCGCCTCCACCACCACGTCCGCCACCGTCGGCTGCTTCTCGACCCGCTCCGGGGACTACCTCCGGGAGACGTTCTGGGGCGGCCACGCGGACACGTACGCCCACAGCCGGAGCATCGGGGTCCTGGAGGCGCTGGAGCGCTACGCCGGGATGCGGGCCCGTGCCAGGACCACCCGTCTCACCGCCTCCCTCGACGAGCTGGGCCCCGACGCCGTCGACCCGCGCGAAACCGGGCTGTACGCCGAGGAGTTCCACACGGCCAACCCCCGGGTGCGGCCGTTCGCCCCCGACCGGAAGATCCCCTGGGTGTGGGGCTGGTCGCTCCGCGACGACCGCCCGCGCCCGGTCCCCGAGATCCTCGCCTACTACCACGCGCCCGGCCTGGAGAACCGGTTCGTGCAGGAGAGCTCCAACGGCTGCGCCTCGGGCGGCAGTACTGAGGAGGCCGTCTACTTCGGCCTGATGGAGGTCATCGAGCGGGACGCCTTCCTGCTCTCCTGGTACGGGCAGGTGCCGCTGCGCGAGATCGACCCGTCGACCAGCTCCCGCCCCGCCACCCGGCACATGGTGGACCGGCTGGCCATGTACGGCTACCGGGCCCGCTTCTTCGACACCCGGATCGGCTTCCCCGTCCCCGTGGTCACCGGCTGCGCCGAACGCTTCGACGGCGCCACCGGCCGGATGTGCTTCGGCGCGGGCGCCGGGCTCGACCCCGAATCCGCCCTGGACTCCGCGCTCTGCGAGATCGCCACCGACGCGGTCAACCTCGTCGGCCGGACGCTGCGCGACGAGGAACGGCTGCGCGCCATGGCCACCGACTTCGACCGGGTCACCACCCTCCACGACCACCCGCTGTCCTACGGAATCCCCGAGATGGGCCGGCACGCCGACTTCCTGCTGCGGCAGCCCGGACCCCGCCCGCCGCTCGCCGTCGCCGACCTGGCCTGGCCGGACAGCGGGGGCGCCCAGGCCACCCCCGACCTGCGCGCCGACCTGCTGCGCGCGGTCGGCGCCGTCACCGCCGCCGGATACGACGTGGTCGTCGTCGACCAGACCCTGCCCGAGCAGCGCGCGCTCGGACTGCA comes from Streptomyces sp. Mut1 and encodes:
- a CDS encoding TOMM precursor leader peptide-binding protein — its product is MPAETAVRPRPAERSEAVDRFAAALRDALGETGCAQPVTVARLGVRDAYAPAGTTGGDAPADGALPVHLYGRQVLIGPWPARDGRAGCGTCLARRWQGVRSVSLREGLELGDGTRPVGDWPYGTAFAATAVAALVAGLAGAEPEPGPYPRVHLLDLDAMTVRGHPLVPDPECPGCSTPRPDTAEGAALTLRPAPPYRPGVFRVRRVEDYRLPEDAFVNPHWGALGSSVICDVASTTTSATVGCFSTRSGDYLRETFWGGHADTYAHSRSIGVLEALERYAGMRARARTTRLTASLDELGPDAVDPRETGLYAEEFHTANPRVRPFAPDRKIPWVWGWSLRDDRPRPVPEILAYYHAPGLENRFVQESSNGCASGGSTEEAVYFGLMEVIERDAFLLSWYGQVPLREIDPSTSSRPATRHMVDRLAMYGYRARFFDTRIGFPVPVVTGCAERFDGATGRMCFGAGAGLDPESALDSALCEIATDAVNLVGRTLRDEERLRAMATDFDRVTTLHDHPLSYGIPEMGRHADFLLRQPGPRPPLAVADLAWPDSGGAQATPDLRADLLRAVGAVTAAGYDVVVVDQTLPEQRALGLHTVKVLVPGLLPIDFGWSRQRARHMPRMRTTLGPAGLNPAPHPFP